The following are encoded in a window of Candidatus Poribacteria bacterium genomic DNA:
- the infC gene encoding translation initiation factor IF-3: MHYKGRRNQRTKERQSRSNYQIRAKEVLLIDHENKQLGVMTPRDAMKLAEEVGLDLVEVSPNAKPPVCKIMDYGKYQYEKN, translated from the coding sequence ATACACTACAAAGGCAGACGTAATCAGAGGACGAAGGAAAGACAGAGTCGTTCCAATTATCAAATTCGAGCCAAAGAGGTTTTGCTGATAGATCACGAGAACAAGCAACTGGGAGTCATGACGCCCCGCGACGCAATGAAACTTGCGGAAGAAGTTGGGTTGGATTTGGTAGAAGTTTCACCGAATGCCAAGCCTCCCGTTTGTAAGATCATGGACTACGGGAAGTATCAGTATGAGAAAAACAA